CAGCGTCACGGGTGGGGTCACCCAGCGTTATGATGAGTCTTACACCGCCAATCGGTTGGTCACGGTGGATACGGATGGCAATGGCCGGAATTACCTGCGGCCGCTCAAGGACTCGGAGTATGTCACGGTGGGCAATCCCGATACAGGCACCTCCAGCACGGTCTCTCTGGACAATCAACTGACGGCGGATCAGAACCTGCGCATCGTCGGCCGCACCTCGGATACCCTCACTTCAGGGCAGTTTGGCAGCACACGGCAAAACTCCATCCTCACCCTGAATCTGAATCAGACGGTGAATTCCCTCACCTTCAATTCAGACACCTATGTGCTGAACACGGTGGCTAACCCCACCTCATCCAGCACGCTGGGCGGGGACTACACGGCTCTGCATCTGGGCAATGGCACGACGATGACCGTGGCCTCCGGCATGATCCAAACTGCTAACTACGGGGTGTTGGATCGTGGTGGAAGTATCACCAACAGCAGCAATGCGAACTTGGATCTGCGTTCGCAGATCAATGGAGGTAAGCTCGACTTCGGTGGGCAGGAAGCTCAGATCTATGTGGGTGGCTTTTTCACACGTTACAACACTTCAACGCAGCAGAATGGTTACGAAGGCGTGGATGGAGATAACACCACCCTGACCATCGCTTCTGAAATCACCCATACCAACGGTCTGGTGAAAACAGGTCCGGGGGCCCTGATCCTCACAGGCAATAACAGCTACACAGGGAACACCTACATCAACCATGGCAGCATCTATGCACGCAGTGACTTCGCCCTGGGGCAGAGTGAAAACGTCTATCTCAGTGGTGCGGGCAGCATGGTGGTGAGCAATGGTGTGACGGTGACGGGTGTGGATCTTCACGTGGGCAAGATCAGCGGTAACAACTTGGCCATGGCTCTGGAGCAGGGCGCGACCTGGGGTGGCAACATCATCTTGGACAACGTGGACAGCGCCGGAGCCACGGGCTACACCCGTAACTTCATCCCGCGCGTTTACACGAACAACACCAACATCGGCAGCATCCTGGGAGATGTCTATGGAGGGAGCACTGCGGTGGCGGGAGCCTTGGGCACCGAGTCACGTATCTTCACCACCTACACCGGTGCCGGTGGTATCTTGGACTTCAAAGGCAGCATTCGGGATTCGGTCGGCGGCGCCGTGGGATCACCCATCACTGCGGCGAATCAAAACCAAGTGCTGCGTATGGAAGTGATCGCCACCACGAACGAAGCGAACGTCCAGCTCTGGCAGCAGTATGACTCCGCTGGCCAGATCATCCTGAAGCGTGGTTACCTCCGCTACTCGGGCACTGGAGACTTCTACACCACGGCGGCAGCCTCGGCTCTGAATCCCGACAATCCGATGTCGGGACTGCACATGGGCGGACGCGGGCTGATCGCCAGCGGTGACAGTGATGGTCAAACCACCTCGAATCTCGCCTTCGTGCTCGCCAATGAAGGATCGGTCTTTAACCTCTCCTCCTGGACTGTGGGAGGGGACACCACGGATCCTGACAATCTCTTCGGCTCTGGCAACTGGGGCCGTGGCAATACTACGGGGAACTCCATGATCGGCGGTGAAAACCGTTCTGGGGAAGTGGTCTTTGGCACCGGCAGCGGCACCATCAAGTTCACCCCTTACCTCACGGTGACCGATCGCGATCTGCGACTCTATGCCGCACCAGGCGGTGAAGTGAGCATCCGCGCCAACTTTGTCGATGGTGGCACGGTGGCGAATGGGGTGAATACCTCCATCACCAAGATCGGAGCTGGCACGGTCAATCTCCAAGGCTCCACGGCCGGAGCCAGCACGGTGGAAGGCGTGAATGTGATGGGCGGTCTCTTGCTGCTGGAAAACTACGATGTGAATCCTGACCGCCGAGTCGGGCTGGATGCCAAGCTGCTCATGGGCGGCGGTGTCTTGGCCTTGGCGAATGCCGGGCAGGAGAGATTCAGCACTCTCACCCTAACGGCGGGTGGTTCAGGTCTGGCCTCAGCAGGGAGTGGTTTGCTGGAGATCGGTAGCCTGGGCACACGCAGTGCCGGGGCGACTCTGCACTTCCAGAGCATCGCAGGAGGCACACTCCGCGTGGGCGGCTTGGCCGATGGCACGCGCTTGGATTCCTACGCGACTTTTGGTGCGGCATTGGACGCCACGCCGACAGCGACAGGCTGGGCCATGGCGAACGCCTCAGGCGATGTGGTCGCCTTCACTGGATATTCCACAGACGGCTTGGGAGCCGGTTTGCATACCGATCTGACTGGAGCCGCTGTGGTCGCAGGGACGACGGAGTCTGTGCGCTTCAATACCGCCGGTGCGGCCTTTGCCAGCGGGGCGCTGACGCTCAATGACGGTGGCTTGCTCTTCACCAACAACTACACCGGAGGCATCGCCATCGCGGATGGTGTGACGGTGACGGCAGGCGCAGGCAAAGACCTGATCTTGCACAACTACGCTTCAGACGCGGTCACCATCGCAGGCAGCATCACGGGCAGCCAGAACGTGATCTTCACGGGGGTGGGCACGACGGTGCTGACGGGTAGCAACAGCTACAACGGCACCACCTACATCACCGGTGCGGCTACCCTGGCCATGGATGGAATCAGCCGCCTCGGCAGCGGCGCTCTGCACATGAATGGCGGCACGCTGAACCTCACCGGCACAGGCACGGATACCCTGAGCGCGAACGTCACCCTGGGCAGCGGTGATGGAACGGTGGAACTGGACGACGCCTCGAAGACTCTGGTGCTCCGCGGCGTGATCTCGTCCGAAGCCAATCCGGTGGCTACTCTGACGAGCAACCCCAACAGCGGTGGTTTGCAGATCATGGGCACTGGCACGGTGCAGTTCGGCTCCCGCACGGATGGTGGGACGCTGGTGGGGGTGGCCAATACCTATACCGGTCTTACGGTCTTGGGAGATGGTGCCACACCGCTCACCATCAGCCTGCAAGGTGGCGGTGCCAATAACGCCCAGCACACGCCTTTCGGCACCACCGACTCGTGGACCGATGGCACGATCGTGCGTAACAACGTGACGCTGGAATTTGCTCCTCAGCAGGCTGGCGGAGCAGGGAATGACCAAGTGCGCTATCGCGAGTGGTTCCAGTTCGGTGAGCAGGCTGGAGATCAAGTTTATTTCCAGCACACCACGGCCCGTCAGATCGCCTTGGATGGTTTCTACAATATCGTCGGTGACCTCCACATCCACACGCAAAACGCCACTCTCACTGGCGGGGGCACCGCCAACCGGGATGTGTATTTCAACCCCAATGAAGGTGGGTTCTTCGGGGCTGGTGACATCATCAAGACCGGCGCGGGCAACATGTATTTCTTCAACAGCATGATCGACTGGACGGGGGATTTGGATCTGCGTGAGGGTCTGGTCATTCAGAACTCCTACCCCGGCGAGCCACTTGAAAGCACGGGTAAAATTTTGTTAGGCGATCCGACCGGAACCTCCACAACCACAACTCAGTATCGTGTGCAGACCCGCTATGGTAACAGCACCACTGCCCTGGATAGTGGGCGTCAACGTTTCATCATCGGTCGCGATATCAGCGTTCGGGATGACCTCCGGCAAGAGATCCGCATCGGTGCCAGCTACTCCTCCGAGATTCAGGTGGAATACACCGGTAATATCTACCTCGGCTCGGGCAGCACCGGGGGCAGTGATAGCAATGGCCGGGTGCGCTTCTACTATGAAGACACCACCGGTTATGATGCCACTCTCGTGGGGCATCAGCAGCATGCGCTCTTGATGTTCACTGGCAATTTCAGTGGATCAAACAACCTGATGCTGGATGCCAACGAAGGCGGCAGTGCCAATGATGACGTGAACGATCAGTTTGTGACCTTCCTCTTTAGCGGTGATAACAGCGCTTACACGGGTAAGCTCACTATCGGTGCAGAAACTGGCGTTTCGTCTGGCAGCTTTGACCGCGATGACAACGAGATCTTCCGAATCGGCTCGAGCAAAGCTCTGACCGCAGCCAATATTGTGGAGATGCGCAATCACACCACCTTCCAGGCGGGCGGCAATGACGTGACGATTGGTGGTTTCATCGCCAATGATGGAACCAGCGCCAGCGGGCTGTATTCCTTCACCAGCCCCACGTGGGATAGCACTCGCCAGACTTCGGCAGATCTGGATATCGATGGCACGAACTTACCGGTGGGTCGCAGCACGGCGATTGTCGAAAACGCTTCTGCCACCCCGGGCACCCTGCGCATCACCCAGGAGGGTGAGAGTGTGTGGGATGTGTATTTCCGGGATGGCGTGCCCTCCGAAGTGGTGGAAGATCGCTCCCTACCAGGAGCTTCTCTCAGCCTAGATAAGCGCGGCTCAGGCACCGCTGTCCTGTCGATCTTCAATGACTACACCGGCGCGACGACGGTCAGCGAGGGTAACCTCCAGGTGGGCCAGGGTGGCACAGGTGAATGGATGGTCGTTTCCCAAAACAGCGTTGCCGTGGCCACCAGCGGCACCAATAGCAACCGGGCCTTTGGCAGCACGGGTACGGGGCTCACAACCGTCATGGCTGGTGCCATGCTCAGCGGTTCTGGCCATGTGCGGGGCAGCCTCGTCGTCAATGGTACGCTGGCACCCGGGGATGCGGTGGCAGGTATCGGCGGAGATGGGTTGAGCACCCTTCATATCGGGGATGGTTTTGGGGGGAATCTGACCCTCAGTGCCGGGGCGATCCTGTCCATGCAGGTCGCCACTTCAAGTGCCTTCGATGCTCAATTGAGAGCTGGTAATTACATGATCGGTGGCCCCGACTATGAGCTTTACATGAGCTACTTGGCAGACTTTAACCCTGGAAAAGCTGCCCCGTATTACTTCGGTGAATCCGGTAGCCACATCGCCACTGGCATCCATGATCACCTCGAAATCAGTGGTGACATCATCTGGAACGGAGACCGAGTGGAGGTGATTCCTACAGGCACCTTCAATCCTCAAGCGGGTGACATCTACAATCTCCTCGATTGGTATGGGGTCTCGGATTGGGGTAGCTTCGATACAGGTGGTCGCTATCTCGTGGGCAATGGCGATGACAATGCCAACCTGTGGCTGCCGGATCTCTCAGCTCATCCAGAGCTTCGCTGGGATACCGGTTTGTTCACCACCCATGGCATCCTGGTCATCTCCAATATCGTCCTCGTGCCTGAGCCCAGCCGTGTGCTTCTGCTACTGGCCGGGTTGAGCTTCGTTGGTTTCCGTCGGCGCAGATAGACAAGAGGCGTTTTGTTTGGCGTGGTCGTGATGGGGGATGGGTGGTTCTACCACCCATCCCTTTTTATTGCGATGGGTGAGAACTTTCTCAGATCATACGTAATCTGCGGCCTCATCATTTGTTTATGCGGCGTTTTATTCTTTCGGTTTTGCTCGGCATCGGGGTGGTTCAGGCGGAGGTCAACTCCGAGGCCTTTCCTCAGGCACCCAACATCAAGGGCCTTCAGGTGCAGATGGTGGCAGATGCGTTGGAACTCGGTATCCACCATGCCGGTATCAATGTAAACTTGAGCGCACTATTGGATCTCGAGCAGAAGCCCGGGCATTCCGTGTGCACGGTGGAGGGACATCGATTTGCATTCAATGACGAGTATCTGGCGTCGCTGGATCGGCAAATCCAACCGCTGTCCGAGCGTGGCGTTATCGTTTATTTGATCCTGATCGCCTATCCATCTCAAGAAGCAGCGCGGGATACCATCGTGATCCATCCCTCCGCCAGGGCAGATCACAAGTATAGCGTGGGAGCTTTCAATAGCGTGACGCCGATGGGGCGTGCCTATCTACGTGCGGTGATCGAGCTGCTGGCAGAGCGATGGTCTGGAGCTCATCCAGAAAAGGGACGTGTGTGGGGCTGGATTGTCGGCAATGAAGTCAATTCTCATTGGCTCTGGTATAACCTGGGGGCGATGCCCTTGGAGCAGGCGGCGAGTCATTACGAGACCGCCTTCCGCATCATTCATCAGGCCGTACGGAGTGCTTCTCAGCAGGCGCGTTTGTATGTGTCCTTCGATCATCATTGGGCTCAGGCCATGGCAGGCATCAGTGTCCAGGAGGCCACCGCGGGCCGAAATTATCTGGATACCTTCGCACGGTTGGTTCGGGAGCGTGGCGACTTGGATTGGCATGTGGCTTGGCATCCTTATCCAGAGGATCTGGGAAACCCGCGTGCTTGGGCGGACCAGACGGTTACCACCACCAATGACAGTCCTAAAGTCACCTTCAAGAACCTGGAAGTGTTGCCTCGGCATTTGGCTCGGCCTGAGCTGCTCTATGAAGGCAAACCAAGACGCATCATTCTCTCCGAGCAGGGGTTTCATACCCTCGCTATCCCTGAGGGGGAAAAGCTCCAAGCGGCTGCCTACGCCTATGCTTGGGAGAAGTGCCGTCTTCTGCCCACCGTGGACGCCTTCATCTATCACCGCCATGTGGATCATTCTCAGGAAGGCGGTTTGCGTCTGGGCTTGTGGCGTAACGTGCCGGGCAGCATTGCTGATCCCGAGGGGAAGAAACTCCTGTGGAATCTGTTTCAAAAAGCGGGCACCGACCCATGGCGCG
The DNA window shown above is from Prosthecobacter debontii and carries:
- a CDS encoding DUF5722 domain-containing protein; protein product: MRRFILSVLLGIGVVQAEVNSEAFPQAPNIKGLQVQMVADALELGIHHAGINVNLSALLDLEQKPGHSVCTVEGHRFAFNDEYLASLDRQIQPLSERGVIVYLILIAYPSQEAARDTIVIHPSARADHKYSVGAFNSVTPMGRAYLRAVIELLAERWSGAHPEKGRVWGWIVGNEVNSHWLWYNLGAMPLEQAASHYETAFRIIHQAVRSASQQARLYVSFDHHWAQAMAGISVQEATAGRNYLDTFARLVRERGDLDWHVAWHPYPEDLGNPRAWADQTVTTTNDSPKVTFKNLEVLPRHLARPELLYEGKPRRIILSEQGFHTLAIPEGEKLQAAAYAYAWEKCRLLPTVDAFIYHRHVDHSQEGGLRLGLWRNVPGSIADPEGKKLLWNLFQKAGTDPWRVAADACLPITGLQAWPQAAPSTDHPSEPER